The nucleotide sequence TCATCGAAGTCTGGTACAATCGGCAGCGAACTCACTCTTCGCTTGATTACATGTCACCAGTCGACTACGAAACGAAATCTCTCAAGTCCGCATAAAACTTTGTCCGTTTTTTCGGGGGAAGATCAGTCCTCATGAGGGAAATCAATTCGGAATCCGACGCTGGCAAAGACCAAGCGTGTGGGATGGCGGGAAACAGAACTTGGTTCGACCCAAATAATTCTTCGATCGAACTAAAGCCCTACAAAGACCTTCTAGCGCGCGGATGGAAACCGCTTTCTAACCGGAATTATTCTCTCGCCAACGAGGCAATGTTCAATCCTTGTAAAGACGGCGTTACGCCAAAGATCTCAAATCTTCAAATCTATGAGCGATTCAACGATGGCTTTATCGTGACTTGGAACACTGATATCCCAGCTACGAGTTCCGTGGTTATCACTGATTCAAAAAACCAAGCTTCGGTGGTTAAATCCGACAATGTACTTCGAACATCGCATTCAGTAAGAACATCCGGTCAGGCGCCAAACACGAACTACAAAGTTCAAGCCGTATCAATCTCAGCGACATATGGCCGTGCCATATCCTCCCCCGTAGAGGCATTAACTGACTACTAGTTTCAGTTAACCTTTTCAGTCCCGGAACGTGTCATTAAGACGTGACCCACCATAACCGTCTTTCTGACCAATCCAGGATGTACTTGAATGAAAGCTTTCTTCTGCATCGCTTTGGCAACCCTAACCGCCTGCGGTGATCGCAGCTCCTCCGTCGAATTCGTCGGCAACGACGAATCTACAAGCCTTACTCAGCCGCCTTGGCCATTGATGACGAGTCGGCCTGCCACGCAAGAGCAATGCGCTTACGGCGGTGTCGTTTACACCGTTATTGTTGATTCGGACCGCAATGGCCGCCATGACGAGGGCGAAGTCATTGCTAGCGAACAGGTGGTTTGCCACGGAAGAAACGGTGAAGACGGTACAGATGGCGCAAATGGGTACGACACATTCTTTTCCATGCAACGGATCGCAACGGCACCCGAGGCCTGCGAAGCGCGTTTTGGAGTTCAACTCAACTCTGGCCTTGATACCAATCGCAATCGAATTTTAGAGGCTTCAGAAATCGACCAAACTCAAATTATATGTGATGGAGTTCGCGGCCTAAACGGAGACGTTGGACCAACAGGTCCCGCTGGGTCAAATGGTCATAGCATGGTGTTCAAAACTCTCGAGGCCAGTGTGGAACAGTGTGGATCGCAAGGAGGCACCATTATTTTAATGGCCCTTGATGTGGACGATGAAGGCATCTACCTGCCTCACCTGCCACAAACCACATCCGCCACCCTTTGTAACGGAAGCACGCCATCCGTCACCAACTACACACCTGTCGAAGCCATTCAGCCATGTGGTGCCGGTCCTGGATTCAGAGAAGTACTTTTGCGACTCTCAAACGGTCAGGTTCTAGCGTCACTTTCAAACAATGCTCAAGGCGACATGACCCGCCTCGCGTTTCTACCAGATGGCACTTATATGACCACGGATTCGATGAGCTGCCGATTTTCCCTCAGCTCAGCTGGACAAGTTCGTTCGGTCGCTTGGTCCAATCAAGTTCAAATGCAGTGGCCGATCTCCTATTGATACTATCGCCAATGGTTTGACCAGAGACTAGTCGACTGAACTTCAATCTTAAGCGTTCTGCTTAACTAATCCAATATCACATACCGACCGTCGCGAACGTCAATCTGCGGGGGCCTCCTGTGATCTTCAAAATATCTATACCCGTCCCGCAGTTCACGCCAAAATCCAAACGAATCGAATCGCAGGTAGCGAAACAAAGTGAACCGGTCTAGTCGGAACGGAAAAATGTGCAGCGGCACTTCGAACTGTCCAGCTGCAACGGCCGCCTCAACCAACGCATAAATTTCTTCTATTCCATTGTCTGTCATCGCTAGGCACCCAATTGAAACACAGTCTCCGTGAATCATTAAGAAGCGCCCGGTCCGACCATGGTGCCTGTCGTACTTGTTAGGGAAACCAATATTCAGAGACAGATGATACGCACTGTACGGATTAAAGCTGCCAGACCGAAGGCCATAAAATCCCTCCGGAGTTTTTCCGTCTCCAGTTTTAAGCTTCGGCCCTAGACCACCAGAAAATCGGCAAATCGGAAAAGACTTATACAATTCATACTGTCCTCCCTGCTTCATCATCCATGCCTCGATCACGGCTTCGTCCTTAAATACACGGAGAAATAGCCCGTCCCCCCACCTCAGCCCTTTCGCAGCCAATTGATTCTCGATTCGCATCTTCGTTCTTCCGACCGCCTCCCTTGAGCGATCAGAAGATGGAATCGCGCTCGCCTCTGAGACAT is from Deltaproteobacteria bacterium and encodes:
- a CDS encoding murein L,D-transpeptidase, which gives rise to MRMIIVVTALQVCTGFQNVSEASAIPSSDRSREAVGRTKMRIENQLAAKGLRWGDGLFLRVFKDEAVIEAWMMKQGGQYELYKSFPICRFSGGLGPKLKTGDGKTPEGFYGLRSGSFNPYSAYHLSLNIGFPNKYDRHHGRTGRFLMIHGDCVSIGCLAMTDNGIEEIYALVEAAVAAGQFEVPLHIFPFRLDRFTLFRYLRFDSFGFWRELRDGYRYFEDHRRPPQIDVRDGRYVILD
- a CDS encoding IS3 family transposase, whose protein sequence is MEVWYNRQRTHSSLDYMSPVDYETKSLKSA